From Cricetulus griseus strain 17A/GY chromosome 1 unlocalized genomic scaffold, alternate assembly CriGri-PICRH-1.0 chr1_0, whole genome shotgun sequence, a single genomic window includes:
- the Dnttip2 gene encoding deoxynucleotidyltransferase terminal-interacting protein 2, with translation MVITRSGLSGTRPQVSSESSQQKSSALQEIGTHLESKKELGTDARSTAEKQSSVLSRKRTSRNTGPPSEISEPATDAEVSEAESHASGVSSVLEVQEPIIRITRKRKVVIAPTPKSSVRKRQKIAPQHESLEEEVVSEAESHASGVSMVVPSAKRSKRSKAKSQRDSSQESQAEAISDGESSCSGISSFEISPRRTTRNMQKELQSQAEKKDTKLVPGNKKQIMGTSVNSENSDTRQTCQLPVRPHSQINRPNFSNNETYNDFDDSIHRNSEKKQTTQNHQCLHIQKEKEASVESLTEIRKENCNNLDEEDTKMTEEEEINEKRSPLNLSEVQDTSLQQSVSQNHSSILNSEAMSKPSSPNHGALIKSLEYKFAVVKIERLNEERAGSLKRSDLTQLSDRGYRNKPASVDVSENNSRQSDVGLECDTKACKSELSVSQDMDSSVLLFLSSDESQQSENSENEKDTVCSVENSGQEESARGDLEDTACGGALFVIDRTPGLSADKNFYLEDKAPSEVAIEEEEKEEEDENSEEESSDSDENKDESSDEEDLLSNTKSKLLKLTSSSIDPGLNIKQLGGLYINFNVDKPKPHKKTLTQIKEKKKNELLQKAVITPDFEKNYCIPPYSESKHQLQKQRRKERQKTAGNGWFGMKAPELTDELKNDLKALKMRASMDPKRFYKKNDRDGFPKYFQVGTIVDNPADFYHSRVPKKQRKKTIVEELLADSEFRRFNRRKYSEIMAEKAANAAGKKFRKKKKFRN, from the exons ATGGTGATCACCAGGTCCGGGCTGTCTGGGACCAGGCCCCAAGTATCGTCAGAAAGCTCCCAGCAGAAG AGTTCTGCTCTTCAAGAAATTGGAACACATCTGGAAAGCAAGAAAGAATTAGGAACCGATGCCAGAAGTACTGCTGAGAAACAAAGTTCAGTCCTCTCTAGAAAGAGGACAAGTAGAAATACAGGCCCACCATCAGAGATATCAGAACCGGCCACTGATGCCGAGGTCTCTGAAGCAGAGTCTCATGCTTCAGGGGTTTCTTCTGTGCTTGAGGTCCAGGAGCCCATTATAAGAATAACTAGGAAGAGGAAGGTCGTAATTGCACCTACCCCAAAGTCCAGTGTTAGGAAAAGGCAGAAAATAGCCCCTCAACATGAGTCTCTCGAGGAAGAAGTTGTTTCTGAAGCAGAGTCTCATGCTTCGGGGGTTTCAATGGTTGTACCTTccgcaaaaagaagcaaaagaagtAAGGCTAAATCTCAGAGAGATTCAAGCCAAGAATCACAGGCAGAAGCTATATCTGATGGTGAGTCCTCGTGCTCAGGCATTTCATCATTTGAGATTTCACCTAGGAGAACAACCAGGAATATGCAGAAGGAATTACAGTCCCAAGCTGAGAAGAAAGATACCAAGCTTGTAccaggaaataaaaagcaaataatggGTACATCTGTGAATTCAGAGAACTCAGATACTAGACAGACCTGTCAGTTACCAGTGAGACCACATTCTCAGATAAATAGGCCAAATTTTTCTAATAATGAAACTTATAATGACTTTGATGATTCCATCCacagaaattcagaaaaaaaacaaacaacacaaaaccacCAATGTTTacatatacaaaaagaaaaagaagccagtgTTGAGTCTCTTACAGAAATCAGGAAGGAGAACTGTAACAACCTGGATGAAGAGGACACCAAAatgacagaagaagaagaaattaatgaGAAACGTTCCCCATTGAATCTTTCTGAAGTTCAAGACACCAGCCTTCAGCAGTCAGTTTCTCAAAATCATTCAAGCATCCTAAATAGTGAAGCCATGTCGAAGCCTTCAAGTCCAAATCATGGGGCTCTAATAAAATCATTAGAGTACAAGTTTGCAGTTGTGAAGATAGAAAGGTTGAATGAAGAAAGAGCGGGCAGCCTTAAAAGGAGTGACTTGACCCAACTCAGTGATCGTGGTTACCGTAATAAGCCTGCAAGTGTAGATGTCAGTGAAAACAACAGCCGCCAAAGTGATGTGGGTCTTGAATGTGATACCAAAGCATGCAAGTCTGAACTCAGTGTGTCTCAGGATATGGAtagttctgttttattatttcttagcAGTGATGAAAGCCAGCAGTCTGAAAACAGTGAGAATGAAAAAGACACTGTGTGTTCTGTTGAAAACAGTGGCCAGGAGGAGTCAGCACGTGGAGACTTGGAAGACACAGCGTGTGGTGGTGCGCTGTTTGTAATTGACAGAACTCCTGGACTGAGTGCCGATAAAAATTTCTACCTGGAAGACAAGGCCCCCAGTGAGGTTGCtattgaggaagaagaaaaggaggaggaagatgaaaacAGTGAAGAAGAATCATCAGACAGTGATGAAAATAAAGATGAGTCCAGTGATGAGGAAGACTTACTGAGTAACACCAAGTCGAAGCT TCTGAAGTTGACAAGTAGCAGCATAGATCCTGGACTAAATATCAAGCAGTTGGGTGGTTTGTATATTAATTTCAATGTAGACAAACCGAAGCCTCACAAGAAAACCCTAACACAGatcaaggagaaaaagaaaaacgag cTTCTGCAGAAAGCTGTCATTACACCTGATTTTGAAAAGAACTATTGTATCCCACCATATAGTGAATCGAAGCATCAACTTCAGAAACAGCGCAGG AAAGAGCGCCAAAAAACAGCTGGTAATGGTTGGTTTGGCATGAAAGCTCCAGAACTGACAGATGAACTGAAAAATGATCTCAAAGCATTGAAGATGAGAGCAAGCATGGACCCAAAAAGGTTTTACAAGAAAAATGACAGAGATGGTTTCCCTAAGTACTTCCAG gTTGGAACCATCGTAGATAACCCAGCTGACTTCTACCATTCAAGAGTTCccaagaagcaaaggaagaagacTATTGTGGAAGAGCTGCTGGCTGATTCTGAGTTCAGGAG atttaacCGAAGGAAGTATTCGGAAATCATGGCTGAAAAAGCAGCAAATGCAGCAGGAAAGAAGTTtcggaaaaagaagaaatttcgAAATTAA